DNA from Tripterygium wilfordii isolate XIE 37 chromosome 15, ASM1340144v1, whole genome shotgun sequence:
TCTTCCTTATTTCTGTCAGCCAAGTGAGAGTAATTTGGGCTTAAAATTCTCTGGCAAGATGGTTTTTAGTCTTATTAGTTTCTTGCATTAATGCGCATGTTGCATCATGGTGGTTGGTGAATATTGATACAGGAGAGAAGCTTGAGAGGGCTCTCAAAATCAgactcttctttctttgttttttattttaaaaattttatactGTGATTTGCAAGTTAAAATTTGTGGATTTCCCGCAGTTTCTGTAATTTATCTTTCTAGCATTCTTGTGAATACTTTTATACTGAAGCAACGGACATCTCTTGTAATCACTTCTCCATTGGATGCTTCCATAGTGACTGGTTTGCACTCACTTGTTGGGAATGTACTTTGAGGGCTACAGTTTGTATAAACATCTTCTAGTTTGGATTTCCCTGTACTGCCGTGCCGGCAGAGGTTCAGTCTTCAGATCACATCATCCCCAtagaaaatgaaaggaaaagaaaacgaaCAAGTTTATGATTATCAAGGCTATGTGCTGTACTCACATCATCcccataaaaaaagaaaagaacaagaacaagaagaagtttatgaTTATCAAGGCATGCTCTTGCAGTGCATAGCCTTTTATGCAGAATGTATGTCCTTCGTTCTGAAGGTTTTAAAATTTCTCTGACTTTTTTTGAGTCTCCACCACAGTCTGGACGCTGGAGCCTCATCTTCATTCTGCATTTAAGGTGTCCTCTTGTGTATAACATGGTTTTGTTCTTTTAGACCTGTCTTAGAGTGATGTGGTTGATGTTCATTTTTCATAGTCGGTATATGTAGTGTGGCTACACAGCAATCATGTGGTGGATTGAGATGTTGAGAAACGTTTGGATGAAAAAATTTAGCCAACAACTAGTATCTTCTCAGTTTAACATGTGAGCTTATTTACAGTGCCAGTAACCTTCTgtatttctttgttttagtaTCTCATAATTTTGTTGGCACTGGTTTTTTAGGCTTATGATCAGCATTTAAATATGATTCTTGGGGATGTTGAAGAAATTGTCACTACAGTTGAAATCGACGATGAAACTTATGAAGAGATTGTCCGGGTATGTTTCAGTTTCATGttgctttgttttctttaattattgCATTATGCATTATGCTTTGGATGACTTATAAAACCTGAATTATTTTCTGAATCAAGAACTTCTAGAATTTACCAAATGAATAGGCTATATCGGAAGTCAATTTATAGGTAATGTGACGTCCTAGCTCCTCTTTGGAATTGTCACTGGACTGCTCTTTCACAAAATAACTGGGCTGTATTGTTTATTTTATAGCTGCAAACTTCTTTCCTGCAGGAACTATTGAATTTTCTGCTGGTGAAAAATATTTGTGATCTCCTGCTTGATTACTTTTTATTTTCCCTTCATTTCAGACAACAAAGCGAACAGTTCCATTTCTCTTTGTCAGAGGAGATGGAGTTATATTGGTTTCTCCCCCCTTGAGGACAGCTTAACAGTTGTGTCTACTCTTTTTTAGCAATTGTGGACATAAAACCTAATGCACTTGATGAAGCTTAATGCATTGAGTTtactcttttttagttttttgcaCTGCCGCATTGTTAGTTTAATGATGTGGAGACGACTGGCATCTGGAACTTGATGAAGAttattttttgatcttcaattgTCTGCATTTATGAGTTATGATTTATTAGGCTCTTGTAAGTCTTGCACCAGTATATCTGCTATCATTTTGGGTAAAATGATTTGAGGCCGACTGACTGCTTCTGTAGGGTTATTGGTGTGTTTTTTGGGCTTTATAAGCTCTTCAAATGCTGACCGAACAGGGGCATAGTTATTGGAGGCAAGTAAGCAGAGGAGAATCAAGCAATGGATGTCCAAGTACTATATACATGCAATTGAGATTGTTTTCTTTGGCCCGAATGGACCTATAGCCTAAAGGATGCTGTCCATTTAGATGGTACAGGGATCATAATTTGTTGACAGGTCTGGAAATGCAATGTTTCCTCACCAAAAATGAAGGCCGCGCGCGTGATTAGCGGTTTACGAAAGATGTAAATATGCTTATCAAAAACATGACATTTAAAGGTTAAATACATTTCTCCTATTAGGCTTTTGGATTGCCGAGTCTTTGTATTGCGGCATGGCAAACAGAATGTAGTGTtgtattccattaatttttattcttgtGCATCGGGTTCCATTTGCCTCATCTAATATCATGTGGAAACATCcaatttagagtttaggatacTTCATAAGCTCGGTAAATCAGCCGCGCAAATTCAATGGTCATGGTTGAGTATGACTGGATTTAGGCCATTCCAAAATGATTGATCCGAAAGACATGTTTCATGATTGTGCCTGGGGCCATTTCTGTACGACACTAACGTGTTCCTAAATGCAAAACAATATGATTGCATCCCTCTTCAAAAATACCACTGGAAGAGTCTCCAGAGGATGTGCCCAGAAACTGCCTGCTCCTTCAAGGCCATCAAGCGACTGGATGAAGGTGTCCAGTAGAAACTGCTCAAGACAGTAACAAATGCCTTTGCCATAAGCAAAAATGACAAGCCTGTTACCATGAATTTCACAGAGCAAACAAGTGTGCCTGCACTTTGACAAGAGTCACACTCCCAACTCAAGAAACCAAAGAGAATTTGTACCTCAGATCTCCCAACTCAAGAAACCAAAGAGAATTCATACCTCAGATCTTTGCCTTATTTGGTTTTAAGTATAGGCATCAAATGCCCACAAAAGCAATAGGACACCTCAGATCAAAAATTGAGGGAACTTCTATTAACATGATCTTGTAATATGTCAGAAACGTGTTAAATACAACATACTTTACACCCACGAATAAAAATGACAGGCTCGTGAAAAAGAAGGCTCGGACGGATAGAAATATGGCTTTCCTTTAACTTGACTgctcttacaagttacaactatAATACAACTGAATACATGCAGAAAGTTAAATAACCAAAACTCACAATTCACTAGAACTAACCAATCTTATCTACGCCTATGCCGCGAAAAACTTGGGGATCCAACAGCTTGAGTGCCTCTGTAATTTCTGCTAGGAGAATCCACTGACCCTCTGAAAGAAGCATAAGCAACTTTAGCTGATTCTGGTACAGAGTCTAATGGCATCGATTCCTCAAAGCATGCTGTATTGATACGAGTCCTCTCAAGCTCCGCTTCAAGCAACTCAGAGCTATACTGCTGTGCAAGAGCCTGAAACACACCACAGAAATTCAAAGCAGCATAAGAACGAAACACtgaaaacataccaaaaaagtTGATGAAGAAGCCAGTGGCACTAATGCTCTAACCTAAATTGGAGATAATAAATTGGGCAGTCAAAACTTTATCCTTGAAGAAATttactaccaccattt
Protein-coding regions in this window:
- the LOC120016281 gene encoding sm-like protein LSM3B isoform X2, with translation MASEEESAVKEPLDLIRLSLDERIYVKLRSDRELRGKLHAYDQHLNMILGDVEEIVTTVEIDDETYEEIVRTTKRTVPFLFVRGDGVILVSPPLRTA
- the LOC120016281 gene encoding sm-like protein LSM3B isoform X1, translated to MASEEESAVKEPLDLIRLSLDERIYVKLRSDRELRGKLHAYDQHLNMILGDVEEIVTTVEIDDETYEEIVRGHSYWRQVSRGESSNGCPSTIYMQLRLFSLARMDL